The Mercurialis annua linkage group LG7, ddMerAnnu1.2, whole genome shotgun sequence genome includes the window GTCaaatcaattttgaatttgataaaTGCATTGTGTATGAAGTATGTATTTCTTTATAAAAACTGTAAGGCGCTGTTTGGATCGATTGATTTTGAAATTCATAAAGATTtataaaatctatggattttaaATTCATGGAATGCAAAATTCATAGAGttataaatttagttgtttGGATTGAACACGGGATCTATAAATTCATAggaatattattataatatagaAAACTTCAAACAATCCATCATTCTTTAAAAATGATGGATTTCAACTGTCAAAATGAGAAATTTGGTGGATGAGGAATTTTAGAAATCTATGGATTTTTACAACTTTTTAGCTTACTAAACGATGAATTCTGTTAAAATTCATGGATTGtataaaatccatggattttgaTCCTCCGGAATTCCTTAATCCAAATGGTGTCTAAATAGAACTACGAgcattctattttatttaaaaaaaaacataaatatagaGCACCCTTTTAATTAAATCATCATTTACTCTCAAAGAAATAATAAGCACAACAACTTTCAGTTGTTATACTACTATGAAGTATCATTTCATACATGtcatgttacgacacaaaagttTTTAACTTATagcatatacatatacattaaTATTATCTCACCCTAAATACTTTCTACCAACATTTCATTTATCTATCTTATATACATAACTGCTTCAAAAATATGCATGTGTAATGAACTCTCTGTTGGCCCACCTGAAATGTCTATTAGATGCAAATGTCGAATCAATGCAACTcttcatatattataaaaatagccGAGGGGTGACCCTGAAACTCAATAAGTAAATAGATATaagtatattaaatatatacattcAAAAACATTCCAAATCTCTAAAATATAACTCAAGCGATTATCCATTCAATATAGCAATAATCATAAccaataacataatccaatgaTTAAGTCAAGCCAAACATATTCACATCAATTcgaatcaaaatcaatctaaCATATAGAAATTCATTCATGAGCATAATTCACATGTCGGCCCAAATCATCGTAAAGGCAACCAACATAATGTTATTGACCCGAATTGCCCTTTAGACAACCAATAACTCATTTCTCATATTGTTGGTCCGAGTCGCCATTTTGCGCAATCAACTACTATTCTTAGTTCTCAAAGAATATACAAATATAAGATGACATGATTTTCACAATCAAAACATCACTCACATCAACATTTTAACCATAATACACAGGCACATTTACATCTCAAATCAACACACATTTGCAAGTGCGAACAAGTATAACATTATCTATTCATTTACTCATTTTGTCACGTTTTAAACTCGTGAAGTTCATAGCTTGTCTGTCGTATTACATTCTGATCTATAAGtacttaattttatatataaaatctcaAATCATTCacaatgtataaatatatttaaaatttacacaAAGAAACAAACTAGTAATACACAATTTTTTTACTAGGCAGATTTCATGTACTAACTTCAAATTGACACCAATTCTAACACACAAATTATCTATGCACTATATTGATATATTGTCCATATGCGTATAGTTTAATTTCCAATTAAAATCATGTCGATAGTAGAAAGCAAATTATGCAATTTACAACACAACTAGGTTCAACTGTCTAAACAGAACGTACAACTAAATGTTCTCTCCTTATTCACCATTCAAATGATAGAGTTAGTCCCTTCTCAAAGTTAAACAGTTTTAGCTAACATTCTAAGTAGTCCATATAatcaaatttggataatttataaatgtttaaattaatttatctattaTATAATGATATAAGATTATCGTCATAGTTCTATATAGTAAACAAAACATATACCGTGTCTTTAAAGTGATACACACTTCAATACAAACATAATTTTACACAACCCTTGGGTGGAGTTCTAGGTATAGAGACTAGAAGAGATACCAAAAGCAACCAACTCAAAAAGATATTTGTTcaatgatttattaaagattTAATGATACACTACCAGGCTGTATTGGCAGACAAAGTAACAACATTGTGTGGACTATTAGATTATGATAATGACTGAAAATGATTAACTACAAAGAATAACAATTATAGTAGACTGCTAAAGTTTATGTAAAATGAAGAAGCATTCAATTTAGAGTTGTATAACTCGAATTATGATAGAAACAATGATGATCACATTTTTGGATATATGCAGAAATCATATATAAAGATGATGAATCCTAGCTTAGCTATTCAGAGTATTTTAAATTACTTACCAATTATCTTCTTTCTTGATCAAAACTTTAACTATAGTATAATTGATCTTATGGCTAAAGCTAGATTTAGATTTTCATGATTTTCTTACTCCTCgttctctttttttttgatatatagAAAATTAAAGTTAAGAGGTGATATTTAGCCTATAATTAAGGTTATCTTACTAAAATAGAAACGGTTTCATGTAATCATTTGtaatactaatatattttacaGTTCTTGAAAGATACTCTAAGTCAAACATAAATCTTATAGTTTATTTCATTTCATAATAACCAAATCAACTAAGGCCTCGCTTGGTTGGGGGTAAATAGGCTAGGGAAGTTGTACTTTTCGGGAAGTAGCAAATATTTTTTACTTGGTTCAATTTATACATTCTACTTCCCGGGAAGTTGGATGTTTGACTTCCCTTTGACTAGGGAAGTAACTTCCCTAGCAAAACCCAAGGAAGTAGAACTTCCCTATCACTTTTGTTGTATTTTCCTAATTTAACCTTaactctttctttttctttcctttttaaatttatgtaaaaattatcataggatatttttgtcttttaattaaaaattagtttcgtacttcccgggaagtaaaaatcaaaacaagcaATATATATTAACTTGTTGAGAAGTTAACTTCCCAGGAACTATACTTCCCGGAAAGttaacttcccgggaagttaaCTTCCCGGGAATTGCTATAAAATGAACCAAGCGAGGCCTAAATTTACCAACGTACTTGCATTCCAATTTAGTTCTAATATTTTTGTTTGCCATTATACTAATTCTTCATTATTTTGAATAGTTATTGTATTGATTAAACTTCCATAAATTCCATTTAATTGAATGTCAATCATACGTAAATGCTCATGTAAATGCTAATGTATGACGCTTACTCTTGACTTGGGTGTACAATTTGGATTGTGGGGGTTATAAATTTTGGAAAGCTCATTTTATAGTgagccaaaatttaaaaatctttcGAATGATCAATATTACACTAGAAATGCTATCCTGTTATGAGTTCATGGTTTAAATAACTCATATTTGAACACCCCTACTCTTGACCATCAAAATGATTGAAATGCATGAGCATGTGACTTTATGCAACTCAAATATGGGTGTTACAATATTTCTATACAACACATTAGGGAGCTAAACGATTCAAATCTTTTGTAAGATAATTTGTGCTCCAAACTTAGGTTGAAGTGTAATTACAACAGTAGGAACATGTTTATACGTAGGCGAGAGGTGAAATGAAAAACGTTGCAAGATTAGAGCTAGTGCTAATTTAGCTTCAAGCATAGCAACATTTTGGCCAATGCAAATTCTTGGTCCCCATCCGAAAGAAAATAATGACAATTGATCATTCGAAATCCCATCAGAAAACCTGTCAGGATTGAACTCTACCGCATTGTCTCCCCATAGTTCTTGACCTCTTTGAACCAGGTGCAATGGGACTTTCAAGGTGACTCCTTTTGGTAGAGAGTACTCTCcgattttagtatttttatgaaTGGATCGAACCAACGATGTTGGTGGGTATAATCTCAGGACTTCGAGTAGAACCATATTTACCTGAAATAATATGATGAGCTATGTAAATTTCGTCGAACATTTCTGATTAAGGAAATGAAGAAGTTCGGACGTATAGttcttgaaaaataaaaataaaagtcaaCTAATTGAGCTAATTTTGTTGCAAGAAAACTCAACGAATCTCAAAATTCATTTTCGTTTCCAAaagcattttttaaaaaaataaacttaatttgtaaaatttactCTTGTCCAAAATATAATGTTTGATACATCCTCTTTCAGTATTTTTTATGCACTATATCCTCCCCCATATTATgtgaatatttatttataatagcaaaatttaaaagtaaatattaaagTATATTGTGCATTAAGTTTGATACCTCCGAAATTTGttcatatttatatatgttttagatTTTCGttaatttctaaattaaaattttgtgtttttaaaaatttaatttcatatagaTTTAGTTTGACTTCTCAAAATTTAAAGGTCAAGATCCGCAGCTGATTGTATATTGCTACTCGAagtgttttgaaaaataaattagtaattgAATAGGGGTGTGTGTGTGTATAATTCACGACTGTGGCAATTGTTTACTAGTTCAAATAGACCGAACCATATATATCCGGTAACTTTTAGAAAAGAATCGAATCGAATCACACTGAACTAACATCTACTTTTCAGTCAAACCAGTTGAACCGACCAAtccatttcaattaaaatattaaaacactactCAAGTCATTTTCTGGGTTTCAAAGTCCAGAGTTCAAAATCTAATTaggattgaaaataaaaaaaatagttaataaacTCACAATTTTCAAGTAGTTCAAGTCATCGAAAGTTGGTTTATTTTTCCCAAAAACCTGTAAAACCTCATTCCTAGCTTTATCTTGCCAATTTTGGTGCATGCTTAGCACAATCATCGTCCACACCAACAAACTTGCAGTTGTCTCATGACCAGCAAAGTAGAATAATTTGCATTCTTCTATCACATCTTCTCTCGACATTCCgccatttttattttgattagtttcgtttAAATTAGAATGGAGTAATAGACTGAGTAAATCATGATGATTATCATCTCTTGATAGTACAACCTTCTCTTCCTTCTCTAGTATGCCTTCAAATAAAGATCGGATTTTACGGTGATTCTGCTTCATTCTTTTGTTTAGTTTTGAGGGCAAGAACCTGAATATTTTCAATCCAAAGCCTTAAAATCAGTTTCATGTTTATTAGATATAACAAAGGGTAACTCGTGTAactataaaaactaaatttttggGTAATTGATCTAGAATGTACCCAAAATATCGCTAGACTGCATTTTGACAACcagattttgatttgtttcattttgatTACTGAACTTTAATTTCATCAAACGAGGTTTCTCGACCAAAATGATGATATGGAAGCCGGATTTCGCCCTGTGACACTCGTTTTTTGTTTGCATTTTCCCGAAAACTTGTCATTTATGCATAACTTCAACTTGGCCGAAAtgttttttggataaattatgCATACATGTCAAGTTTTAAAGTAGATAAAAGTAAAGTTCGGTTGTCACGTATTTTTGCCGAAAACCTCCCAGTGAAgcaaaattaaagtttagtaaccaaATTAAAACGAAATTCAAAGTttgataatcaaattaaaatgaatcgAAGTATGGTCGcccaattatattataaatgtgATAGTTTGGTACCCTAGAGTCAATTATCCCTAAATTTTAATGCAACaagcaagaaaaaaaattggtcaAGTTAAACTATCTATATAGATCTAAACCAAACAAAATAACCAAGCCGAACTGATAAACTCAGTTCagttcaatttaataatataagaaaattatctttttcagttcaatttgttttgatttcaaaagtaaattaatttcaattaagtTTAATTACAACCCGAATTAAGATCAACTAATTCAGTTTGATtcgatttgaaaattttaaatcctTATAAATTAagcttgatttgtttcaaaaatatcaaaaactcGGTTTGGTTCTATTCAAACCAAATGAGACTCCCAATGACAAACCTATGCTATGGCTAGGGTG containing:
- the LOC126657582 gene encoding cytochrome P450 72A397-like, which gives rise to MVFLEILLIIFIKIPLFWSVKLAYQIWWKPKIAKRKLRKQGIHVQSSKLPHGNVEDDNIEPELTHDIAARVDPLLHELASRHKKLFVVCDGTMPTVIVMDPELIKEILTRNFDFQSPEASPTMKFFVKGLANIDGDKWAKHRNIINPAFHIDKLKGMLPSFMASCEEMVQRWDNLIGSTECYEVDVLPEFQNLTTDIISKAVFGSNLEEGEFIFSLQREQGQLFLESLFKPNSIWSRFLPSKLNKRMKQNHRKIRSLFEGILEKEEKVVLSRDDNHHDLLSLLLHSNLNETNQNKNGGMSREDVIEECKLFYFAGHETTASLLVWTMIVLSMHQNWQDKARNEVLQVFGKNKPTFDDLNYLKIVNMVLLEVLRLYPPTSLVRSIHKNTKIGEYSLPKGVTLKVPLHLVQRGQELWGDNAVEFNPDRFSDGISNDQLSLFSFGWGPRICIGQNVAMLEAKLALALILQRFSFHLSPTYKHVPTVVITLQPKFGAQIILQKI